In Cryptococcus neoformans var. neoformans B-3501A chromosome 3, whole genome shotgun sequence, the DNA window GAAGCGACTACCATTTCAAGACGTAAAACACAGAGACAATTGGAGAGATTACGACTCATGGTACAAGCCAATGGTAGGTGACATTCCCTCAGAACTTTGGAACGAATTTAATACTTACGTCTTCGTTTTACGACAGAATCTTCAGACAGGATAAATGAATTCTACAAAATACATTACGAGGCTCTGCACAGTCTAGCGACCGAAGACGACTTGGCCAAGAAACATTTGGAAGACTGTGAAGCTGCAATCCAATTGACAAGCAGAATTGTTCCTGCTTAAGCGTGATCAATTGCGATTGGTATCCAATTGTAATAAGCTAGCCCATGTTAGAAGGCTTCAGTCGCTGTCAAGTGTTGAAGAGTTAAGAATATATGTAGAGTTTTGATAAATGTTCATGTTGTGTCGAGCAAGCCACAAATATAGCAAACAAATGTATGTAACACCATTAACCTCTATGACGGATGGATCTTTAATAGCCGCAACTATTTTAGTCGTGGTGATAATAATCTTTCAACCGTTTCATAGCAATCTAGACAGCGGTTAGCTGGCTCATACTGATTATGGTGTTTGAGTGACTCACTTCATAACTTTCTCTGTACGGAGAAAGATCGTCCTCTTTTACCTTGACTTTCTTCACAGCCTTCAGATGGCCAGCATTCTGCAACATGCCCTTGAAATGAAGGGCTTCTTGCTTCTCGACCAACGTCCACGCGGTGCCCTGTCGACCTGCTCGAGCGGTTCGACCTACACGATGCACATATTTTCGAATATCAAGCGGGATATCGTAGGAGACGACATGTGAGACGCTTGGTAAATCTATACCTCGCGCGATCAAGTCGGAGCATACGATTCTTTCATTGGAAGAGTTAGCGACGTCCTCTCGAAGCAGACATGATCCGACTAACAGGTTGACCTTGCCTTCACCGAATTCTGCTAATAACTGCTTTTTATCTTTGGCCCTCGTTTCACCCGAATATTGCTCGACAACCAGCCTCTTCccaccgcctcctcctAATACATACGCATCTTCGAAAAACTCTAATAGCTTCACTAACCTTGCAGCGCTTTCTACGCTCTTGGTGAATACCAGTGCCCTGTCAACGTTAAATTCGGAGTGGTGAATAAGATGAATAAGATTGAGCGGCTTGAGGGCAGGGGGAAGAATAAGCATTTTCTCGGACAGAGATGATGGTAATGCAAACTGCTCCCCAACACTTGTTGGCAATGCAGGTACACTGGAAGACTGAACGATGTAATACTGAGGATGATGTAAAGAAAGAGCAGCAACTTTGGAGGGGTCACGCGTGAGAGTCGCTGAAAAAAGGAGCTTTTGACACTAGGACTTGAGTCAGCGTTTGCATCATGCCAGCGGAAAGCCTGGCATACgattgaaggagaagaatcacaccactctcctcttttgtCGACAAGACCGCATGCTTCCATAAACGCAGATGAAACAGTGTCGTAAGGCTTTCTTTTGAAGGATGGTGCTATGGGTTCGACAGGCGGGCGTGTGTAAGCCAATACTTGAGTCAGCCAGTCTTGAAAGCTTTGATTTAGTAGTCTGTCGGCTTCGTCGATAACCAAAAATCGCAGATGTTGAAGGGTAAAATTCGGAGTTGAGGCAAGATGGTCCATTAGCCTACCTGGTGTGGCGATCAGGATATCCAATTTAGATGATCCACCTAACAGACTGAGAAATATCAGTTCGCGTCATTCATAGAAGGAAAATGTCCTTACGGTGTATCCAGGTCTGCAACGAGCTGTTTCCTTTCTTGAGCGAAAGAGTGCTGCCCCGTCACTGTTCCTATCTTCATGGCTTTGTTAGCAATTTGCCACGGTAAGATGCGCTAAAATGGCTTACTGTCAACCCTGTTCCTTTTGACAGGGCCTCCATTGTCTCTCTTACTTGAAAAACAAGGTCTCTTGTTGGAAGAACAATCAAGGCTCTTAATCTGCAAATCGTTCTCTGCGAAAGGATTTcaaggatggggatggtgtAGGCAAGGGTTTTGCCAGAGCCGGTAGGTGCAGAGATAAGATAATCAGGCAATGGACAATAAGGTGAAGGAAtgagttgaagaggaagaaggcgtGGCAGCATAGCGGCTTGGACTGAATTATAATTTTAGCAATGAGAAGCAGTCATAGTTTCGTAACATACCCGCAAAGAAGTCCTCAATCCCAATCTCGTTtaaccttcttctcatgtTCACGCTTAGAGCTTCATCTCGACCCTCAACGCTGAGTCCCTCGACTTCGACCCTCAAAGATTGATCGATGAAAGTGGCGTCTTCCAAACCTTTGGGAAGACCTTGCCTAGCGAGTACTGATGCGTCTGGTGCAGGGGCTAGtcgtggaagaggaaaagctactagtggtggtggagtAGGAGAACGCTCAAGCGAAGGCATGGAtttgtttttttcttgttCCTCCACCTGGTCTGGTTCAGGAATTCCTTCCACGACCATGGTTCCTTCGCCGGGCCCCATGTCAACACCCATTTTAGTTATTGCTGCTTCCCTTCTCGCCCTTcgttcctctttcctctgccGTTTCTCCCgcttttccctcttctcttgctgcttcttttctttatcgCCAGGTACTTGGGCAGTTGTCTGACCACCAGATTCCGTCCCTGTATCATA includes these proteins:
- a CDS encoding hypothetical protein (HMMPfam hit to DEAD, DEAD/DEAH box helicase, score: 178.4, E(): 1.4e-50; HMMPfam hit to Helicase_C, Helicase conserved C-terminal domain, score: 84.2, E(): 3.4e-22) gives rise to the protein MAAGIDVATPLKKKNKPESQKRRDKKKNKKKRKIQKAKRAAAPKNKDWKPDPVLEALKQSTTFRKIDSVKGPKGDRTFEEYDTGTESGGQTTAQVPGDKEKKQQEKREKREKRQRKEERRARREAAITKMGVDMGPGEGTMVVEGIPEPDQVEEQEKNKSMPSLERSPTPPPLVAFPLPRLAPAPDASVLARQGLPKGLEDATFIDQSLRVEVEGLSVEGRDEALSVNMRRRLNEIGIEDFFAVQAAMLPRLLPLQLIPSPYCPLPDYLISAPTGSGKTLAYTIPILEILSQRTICRLRALIVLPTRDLVFQVRETMEALSKGTGLTIGTVTGQHSFAQERKQLVADLDTPLLGGSSKLDILIATPGRLMDHLASTPNFTLQHLRFLVIDEADRLLNQSFQDWLTQVLAYTRPPVEPIAPSFKRKPYDTVSSAFMEACGLVDKRGEWCDSSPSICQKLLFSATLTRDPSKVAALSLHHPQYYIVQSSSVPALPTSVGEQFALPSSLSEKMLILPPALKPLNLIHLIHHSEFNVDRALVFTKSVESAARLVKLLEFFEDAYVLGGGGGKRLVVEQYSGETRAKDKKQLLAEFGEGKVNLIVCSDLIARGIDLPSVSHVVSYDIPLDIRKYVHRVGRTARAGRQGTAWTLVEKQEALHFKGMLQNAGHLKAVKKVKVKEDDLSPYRESYEIAMKRLKDYYHHD